Proteins from a single region of Hordeum vulgare subsp. vulgare chromosome 6H, MorexV3_pseudomolecules_assembly, whole genome shotgun sequence:
- the LOC123404078 gene encoding uncharacterized protein LOC123404078: MPLLPPAAPPLPLSSHRLSLAFLSPPSPGRPLRRGDLVIRMGGGPRTFPGGVSKWQWKRMQARKAKQLLKARLARERQLYEMRKRAELRDAVVHLERPWDPDSAPVSAAALAPTLLSVAADDQLKGLADRFHRPGGVDLWNDRDGPRVFASPDTGLASARFFPRNAVHSVQPYARLGAGAGAEGAQGVRRNEAVEDEYGYSEPAVQLMERDGMWEPVIALEAGDGNNSSHRSWIHDDDANSDSDDDEEDAGFGHQRRAVVRRDGRRDGETVSAMRVGSERGRHRSGHGPFSDSEGASKGHLDQRWSDRNGGSRRKPPAARWKPWNAQGRNAIEKDRIGGGSLSESEVSRRGSEPKSRAGNREDAVDTVVKWKLSYDSHGNVVRKVRVGGEFDSNSDSGRDDKVEPKWRAQNRFSPSENRGGGAGLKYRPNANSGERPGRYTKGHNGDERGQFGNGFPSDLEEPTWNPRKKKEARNSNGSRDYNSDMKSKFRSGGSGAARRLDSTRPVMNANREDGGGRRPRGDGYSLRPTSELHRSVDRNGGRQFRGDGYSLRPTSELR; the protein is encoded by the coding sequence ATGccgctcctcccgccggcggcgccGCCGTTGCCGCTCTCCTCCCACCGCCTCAGCCTCGCCTTCCTCTCACCCCCCTCGcccggccgccccctccgccgcggGGACCTCGTCATCCGCATGGGCGGCGGCCCCCGCACCTTCCCGGGCGGCGTCTCCAAGTGGCAGTGGAAGCGCATGCAGGCCCGGAAGGCGAAGCAGCTCCTCAAGGCCCGCCTCGCGCGCGAGCGCCAGCTCTACGAGATGCGCAAGCGCGCCGAGCTCCGCGACGCCGTCGTCCACCTCGAGCGGCCCTGGGACCCCGACTCGGcccccgtctccgccgccgcgctGGCGCCCACCCTCCTCTCCGTCGCCGCCGACGACCAGCTTAAGGGGCTCGCCGACCGCTTCCACCGCCCCGGCGGCGTCGACCTCTGGAACGACCGCGACGGGCCCCGGGTCTTCGCGTCCCCGGACACGGGCTTGGCCTCCGCGCGCTTCTTCCCCAGGAACGCCGTCCACAGCGTCCAGCCCTACGCCCGCCTCGGCGCCGGGGCCGGAGCCGAGGGCGCGCAGGGTGTTCGGCGGAATGAGGCTGTGGAGGATGAGTATGGTTACAGCGAGCCTGCCGTCCAGCTGATGGAGAGGGATGGGATGTGGGAGCCGGTGATTGCTTTGGAAGCTGGAGATGGAAACAATTCGAGCCACAGGAGTTGGATTCATGATGATGATGctaattctgattcagacgacgaCGAAGAGGATGCTGGTTTTGGTCACCAACGACGAGCTGTGGTGAGGCGAGATGGAAGGAGGGATGGCGAAACAGTAAGCGCTATGCGTGTTGGGAGTGAGAGGGGCAGGCATCGGAGTGGTCATGGTCCCTTTTCAGATTCAGAAGGCGCAAGTAAAGGTCatcttgatcaaagatggtcagacAGAAACGGTGGGAGTCGAAGGAAGCCTCCCGCCGCAAGATGGAAGCCTTGGAATGCCCAGGGCAGGAATGCCATTGAGAAGGACCGAATAGGTGGTGGTTCTTTGTCCGAGTCGGAGGTGAGCCGTCGTGGTTCTGAGCCAAAATCAAGAGCAGGGAATAGAGAGGACGCAGTCGACACCGTGGTGAAGTGGAAGCTCTCGTACGATAGCCATGGCAATGTGGTAAGGAAGGTTCGCGTTGGtggtgaatttgattcaaattcagACAGTGGAAGGGATGACAAAGTGGAACCCAAATGGAGAGCCCAGAATAGGTTTAGTCCAAGTGAGAACAGAGGAGGTGGAGCAGGTCTGAAATATAGGCCTAATGCCAACAGTGGCGAGAGGCCAGGAAGATACACCAAGGGTCATAATGGTGATGAAAGGGGCCAATTTGGTAACGGCTTTCCCTCAGACTTGGAGGAGCCGACATGGAACCCCAGAAAAAAGAAGGAAGCTAGGAACAGCAATGGCAGCAGAGATTACAACAGTGATATGAAAAGTAAGTTCAGGAGTGGTGGAAGTGGGGCTGCGAGGCGGCTAGACAGTACTCGTCCTGTGATGAACGCCAACAGAGAAGatggaggagggcggcggccgaGGGGAGATGGATACTCGCTGCGACCAACATCCGAATTGCACCGCTCGGTTGACCGGAATGGGGGACGGCAGTTCAGAGGAGACGGATACTCGCTCCGACCAACATCAGAACTTAGATAA